In a genomic window of Punica granatum isolate Tunisia-2019 chromosome 6, ASM765513v2, whole genome shotgun sequence:
- the LOC116209837 gene encoding uncharacterized protein LOC116209837, translating to MEVDSLEVANQLPRPATSKRHKCCACYKQYNKKEHLVDHMRESYHSVHQPRCGVCQKHCKSFESLREHLSGPLAKANCAMVFSNRGCDLCLKVFDNLSSLNDHQETCYFLAPPPLRPIMITSPQFHDMMDSVEGDRSRRPSAIAMDCEMVGGGIDGTLNLCARVCLIDEDENIIFHTYVQPQIAVTNYRYEVTGLTEDHLKDGMPLKEVKEKILEILYYQETITRVRLFGGKARLLVGHDLEHDFKCLNMCYPDHLLRDTAIYHPLMKTNLVSHSLKYLTKKYLGYDIKMGVHDPYEDCVSVMRIYKRMRAQEHPSEQGHGRSPSVSVNDDIYDPWRLITSHKHNPFWDWSMQELVEMSPDELYKISRSNYQCWCLDLNRTTDLRYE from the exons ATGGAAGTGGACTCCCTCGAAGTAGCAAATCAGCTTCCCAGGCCGGCCACTTCAAAGAG GCATAAATGTTGTGCGTGCTACAAGCAGTACAATAAAAAGGAGCATCTTGTTGACCACATGAGAGAGTCTTACCACTCTGTTCATCAGCCGAGGTGTGGTGTTTGCCAAAAGCACTGCAAATCATTTGAATCATTGAGAGAACATCTTTCTG GTCCATTGGCCAAAGCCAATTGTGCGATGGTTTTTTCAAACAGAGGTTGTGATCTTTGTTTAAAAGTTTTTGATAATCTGAGCTCCCTTAACGATCATCAAGAAACAtgttactttcttgcacctcCTCCTCTA CGACCAATTATGATCACCTCTCCACAGTTTCACGATATGATGGACTCAGTCGAAGGGGACAGATCTAGGAGACCCAGTGCGATTGCCATGGACTGTGAAATGGTTGGCGGAGGAATTGATGGAACACTTAATCTCTGCGCTCGGGTGTGCCTTATTGATGAAGATGAGAATATCATTTTCCACACTTACGTGCAACCCCAGATTGCTGTAACCAATTACCG ATACGAAGTAACTGGTCTGACAGAAGATCATCTGAAAGACGGTATGCCTCTTAAGGAAGTGAAAGAGAAGATATTGGAAATTTTATACTACCAGGAGACCATTACCAGGGTGAGGTTGTTTGGTGGGAAAGCTCGGCTTCTGGTCGGACATGATTTAGAGCATGACTTCAAGTGCTTGAATATGTGCTATCCTGATCATTTACTAAG GGATACTGCTATTTATCATCCACTGATGAAGACAAACTTAGTGAGCCACTCTCTCAAGTATCTCACCAAGAAATATCTCGG GTATGACAtaaaaatgggggtacatgaCCCGTATGAGGATTGTGTCTCTGTGATGAGAATTTACAAGAGAATGAGGGCCCAGGAACATCCGAGTGAGCAAGGGCATGGGAGATCTCCATCTGTTAGCGTCAATGACGACATTTACGATCCATGGAGATTGATCACTTCCCACAAACACAACCCATTTTGGGATTGGAGCATGCAGGAACTGGTGGAGATGTCCCCGGATGAACTGTACAAGATATCGAGGTCCAACTACCAGTGCTGGTGTCTCGATTTGAATCGTACCACTGATCTTCGTTATGAATGA
- the LOC116212514 gene encoding uncharacterized protein LOC116212514 — translation MFPFLSIRRLRHLCSRLRWSIPRRRSRPKVQIKKLGKPDPAKPKPKPKPDPALNGSCAAAVHPNGGPSPKVRVATFNAALFSMAPAVPKPGTDRVPSFDFDCADGGLIRARLSGEITLQSKSMNDNRPKSILKQSPLHPSSAGSPDHLTRQQKFARSRLRVSINLPDNEISLLRSRQVSFREDGTEPYAPSSLPNGSSSTIGRILRGKAPATRASFRNNDSSSNNGAAEALSYRSTRSVLEVLRELDADILALQHVKAEEEKEMKPLSDLAAALGMNYVFAESWAPEYGNAVLSKWPIRRWKAQKIFDDTDFRNVLKASIEVPQLGEINIYCTHLDHLDESWRMKQINAIIQSTGSPHILAGGLNSLDETDYSPERWSDIVKYYEEMGKPTPKAEVMRFLKGRQYTDAKDFAGECEPVVMIAKGQSVQGTCKYGTRVDYIMASPDSPFRFAPGSYSVHSSKGTSDHHIVKVDLVKSSIPHDTPGHNNDPNNPTPKKRRQHHRNKQQQRVVKITDPSLNQSNGVWKNTVTQNYSHAGKLMN, via the exons ATGTTCCCTTTCCTCAGCATTAGGAGGCTCCGCCACCTCTGCTCCCGCCTCCGCTGGTCCATCCCCCGCCGCCGATCCCGTCCCAAGGTCCAAATAAAAAAGCTCGGCAAGCCCGACCCCgccaagcccaagcccaagcccaagcccGACCCTGCCCTCAACGGCTCTTGCGCCGCCGCGGTCCACCCCAACGGAGGGCCCTCCCCTAAGGTTCGGGTTGCCACGTTCAATGCTGCCCTGTTCTCGATGGCCCCGGCCGTGCCCAAGCCCGGGACGGACCGGGTCCCGAGCTTCGATTTTGACTGCGCCGACGGAGGTCTGATAAGGGCGAGGCTGTCCGGGGAGATCACCCTGCAGTCCAAGTCGATGAACGACAACCGGCCCAAGAGCATACTCAAGCAGTCTCCCCTGCATCCTAGCTCGGCCGGCAGCCCCGATCACCTCACGAGGCAGCAGAAGTTCGCGAGATCAAGGCTGCGCGTATCCATCAATTTACCCGACAACGAGATCTCCCTCTTGCGAAGCCGTCAAGTTAGCTTCCGCGAGGACGGCACGGAGCCTTATGCTCCATCGTCTTTGCCGAATGGCTCCTCCTCCACCATCGGCAGGATTTTAAGGGGAAAAGCTCCGGCGACGAGGGCTAGCTTTCGGAATAAcgacagcagcagcaacaatGGGGCTGCTGAAGCGCTGAGCTATAGGAGCACTCGGTCGGTTCTTGAAGTGTTGAGGGAACTGGACGCGGACATTTTGGCTCTGCAACATGTCAAGgcagaggaggagaaggagatgAAGCCCTTGTCCGACCTCGCGGCGGCGCTCGGGATGAATTATGTGTTTGCCGAGAGCTGGGCGCCGGAGTATGGCAATGCCGTGCTGTCCAAGTGGCCCATCAGGCGTTGGAAGGCCCAGAAGATATTCGACGATACGGACTTCAG GAATGTCCTGAAAGCCAGCATAGAAGTTCCACAGCTAGGGGAAATCAACATCTACTGCACCCACCTGGACCACCTCGATGAGAGCTGGCGGATGAAACAGATCAATGCTATTATTCAATCAACCGGATCACCGCACATTTTAGCCGGTGGCCTCAATTCGCTCGACGAGACTGACTACTCTCCCGAGAGGTGGTCCGACATAGTCAAG TATTATGAGGAGATGGGAAAGCCAACGCCTAAAGCTGAAGTGATGAGGTTCTTGAAGGGCAGGCAGTACACAGATGCTAAGGATTTTGCTGGTGAATGCGAACCGGTTGTGATGATCGCCAAAGGCCAAA GTGTACAAGGGACGTGCAAGTATGGGACACGGGTGGACTACATAATGGCATCTCCCGATTCGCCATTCAGGTTCGCCCCGGGCTCTTACTCTGTTCACTCCTCCAAGGGGACCTCGGACCACCACATCGTTAAAGTAGATCTCGTCAAGTCGTCCATCCCTCATGACACCCCGGGGCACAACAACGACCCGAACAATCCCACCCCTAAGAAGAGGCGACAGCACCATCGGAATAAACAACAACAAAGAGTCGTGAAGATTACAGACCcttcccttaatcagtcaAATGGTGTGTGGAAGAACACAGTCACACAGAACTACTCACACGCAGGCAAATTGatgaattga